The following are encoded together in the Coriobacteriia bacterium genome:
- a CDS encoding SpoIIE family protein phosphatase — MIEAVSLLPLSAAILSAALIVTAGLAPRRRTLAWVFFLALNVSTLLWSLAYFMQLNWGSYVDPALAVYDSPDYALIWLTSLGVAGAPTYWFLFAAADARRAFWTSGRGIALAHVPLLYTIAVSVTNPSHRLFLAEGPNGLQTYGPLAPPHFAATFLLVGAGIYLIVARPLSSGTATGRRRALMLGGATLLTMAGGVFFAVRLLANDPLPINPTPVLFPLVNLVLAYQVMRGELGDIVPLSTLSSIMENTDAHLAFLGREYTILSANSAFIRRSGHSEAELLGHGYFELFPDPSREELFDRVRDTGEALERHADRSHFRESSPRSVSYWDWSLSPVTDSSGELQGLVLSLLDVTESIRERELSDTLNELSGRVHAGFASDEALCSAIAAAADAIGCESSAIAMRRDDQWRVMQHCERPGASWEPFSTEDFPHVALAIRAAATVGVEDTLNDERLNPYMMKALGVRAALVVPLLALPEPEGALAFNVHSAPTRFSPAQVDFAQRLASVVTLASENARMYQSERMIAVTLQESMLNVPRKIRGVEFGHAYRSASESALVGGDFYDLFEIDDRRVAILIGDVSGKGIEAAVTTSLIKNTIRASAYEEPSPAAVLNKTNEIVRVQTEIELFATAFLAVLEHTEGAITYASAGHPPALLLAPGGEVRLLAEHSTLLGTFENTTFDETVDSMAPGEVLVLYTDGVTEARRDGRMLGEQGLEEILRGATGRSPEEVVRAVFDGVLRFTHGQLSDDLALLAIRLAQQEPAR, encoded by the coding sequence ATGATAGAGGCCGTCTCGCTGCTGCCGCTGAGCGCGGCCATCCTCAGCGCGGCGCTGATCGTCACGGCCGGCCTCGCCCCCCGGCGCCGGACGCTCGCGTGGGTGTTCTTCCTCGCGTTGAACGTCTCGACGCTGCTGTGGTCGCTCGCCTACTTCATGCAGCTGAACTGGGGGAGCTACGTCGACCCGGCGCTGGCCGTGTACGATTCGCCGGACTACGCGCTGATCTGGCTCACCTCGCTCGGCGTCGCCGGCGCGCCCACGTATTGGTTCCTGTTCGCCGCAGCGGACGCCCGAAGGGCCTTCTGGACGAGCGGGCGCGGTATCGCGCTCGCACACGTCCCCTTGCTGTACACGATCGCCGTGTCGGTGACCAACCCGTCGCACAGGCTGTTCCTGGCGGAGGGGCCGAACGGCTTGCAGACCTACGGCCCCTTGGCGCCGCCTCACTTCGCCGCCACGTTCCTGCTCGTCGGCGCCGGCATCTACCTGATCGTCGCGCGACCGCTCTCCAGCGGGACCGCGACCGGCCGCCGCAGGGCACTGATGCTGGGGGGCGCCACGCTGCTGACGATGGCCGGCGGGGTGTTCTTCGCCGTCCGTCTGCTGGCCAACGACCCCCTGCCGATCAACCCCACGCCCGTGCTCTTCCCGCTGGTCAACCTGGTGCTCGCGTACCAGGTCATGCGCGGGGAGCTCGGCGACATCGTGCCGCTGTCCACGCTCTCGTCGATCATGGAGAACACCGACGCCCACCTGGCCTTCCTGGGCCGGGAGTACACGATCCTCTCGGCGAACAGCGCGTTCATCCGCCGCTCGGGCCACTCCGAGGCCGAGCTCCTGGGGCACGGGTACTTCGAGCTCTTCCCCGACCCTTCGCGCGAGGAGCTCTTCGACCGGGTCCGCGACACGGGGGAGGCGCTCGAGAGGCACGCCGACAGGTCGCACTTCCGCGAGTCCTCGCCGCGTTCCGTGTCCTACTGGGACTGGTCGCTCTCGCCCGTGACGGACTCCTCGGGTGAGCTCCAAGGGCTCGTGCTGTCCCTGCTGGACGTGACGGAGTCGATCCGGGAGAGGGAGCTCAGCGATACGCTGAACGAGCTCAGCGGGCGCGTGCACGCGGGGTTCGCCTCGGACGAGGCGCTGTGCTCGGCCATAGCCGCGGCCGCCGACGCCATCGGCTGCGAGTCCTCGGCGATAGCGATGCGCAGGGACGACCAGTGGCGCGTGATGCAGCACTGCGAGCGCCCCGGAGCGTCCTGGGAGCCCTTCTCCACCGAGGACTTCCCCCACGTGGCCCTGGCGATACGGGCCGCCGCGACGGTCGGCGTGGAGGACACGCTCAACGACGAGCGGCTGAACCCTTACATGATGAAGGCGCTGGGCGTGCGCGCCGCGCTCGTGGTGCCGCTGCTGGCGCTGCCCGAGCCGGAAGGGGCTCTGGCCTTCAACGTGCACTCCGCGCCGACGCGGTTCTCCCCCGCACAGGTCGATTTCGCTCAGCGGCTCGCCTCCGTGGTCACGCTCGCCTCCGAGAACGCGAGGATGTACCAGAGCGAGCGCATGATCGCCGTGACGCTGCAGGAGAGCATGCTCAACGTGCCGCGCAAGATACGGGGGGTCGAGTTCGGGCACGCCTACCGCTCCGCGAGCGAGTCGGCGCTCGTCGGAGGGGACTTCTACGACCTGTTCGAGATCGACGACCGGCGGGTCGCGATACTGATCGGGGACGTCTCGGGCAAGGGGATCGAGGCCGCGGTGACCACCTCGCTCATCAAGAACACGATCCGGGCGAGCGCCTACGAGGAGCCCTCTCCGGCGGCGGTGCTCAACAAGACGAACGAGATCGTGCGCGTGCAGACCGAGATCGAGCTCTTCGCCACGGCGTTCCTCGCGGTCCTCGAGCACACGGAGGGCGCGATCACCTACGCGAGCGCGGGTCACCCGCCCGCGCTGCTGCTCGCCCCCGGCGGCGAGGTCCGACTGCTGGCCGAGCACTCGACGCTGCTCGGCACGTTCGAGAACACGACGTTCGACGAGACGGTGGATTCGATGGCCCCCGGCGAGGTGCTCGTGCTGTACACCGACGGCGTGACCGAGGCGCGCCGGGACGGCCGCATGCTGGGCGAGCAGGGGTTGGAGGAGATCCTGCGCGGGGCGACCGGCCGCAGTCCCGAGGAGGTGGTCCGCGCGGTCTTCGACGGCGTCCTGCGCTTCACCCACGGCCAGCTCTCCGACGACCTGGCGCTCCTGGCGATCCGCCTCGCGCAGCAGGAGCCGGCGCGCTGA
- a CDS encoding methyltransferase domain-containing protein, whose product MDRTTDENTRFWDLYSSTYDAIGFAIPYDRHLDALVAALALEPGCRVLDLGCGTGNLERRIASAAPEGVSVVGVDYSEGMLRRARRKCRRAENVSFVRADLRQPLPFAEGAFDRAVANNVLYALEDKAALLTEVRRVLRPGGTLVLSDPKPDARIAQVVAAHFDALRRMPPLERASGYARTFLTLPLAGLTPMLLSTLVIGRRVRQGEYRFSTAEELAGSLEPFGEVDISSAYAGQSWLAVAGRPGATRAA is encoded by the coding sequence ATGGACCGGACGACCGACGAGAACACCCGCTTCTGGGACCTGTACAGCTCCACCTACGACGCCATCGGTTTCGCCATCCCCTACGACCGACATCTCGACGCGCTCGTGGCCGCCCTCGCGCTCGAGCCGGGGTGCCGCGTGCTGGACCTCGGGTGCGGGACCGGGAACCTGGAGCGCAGGATCGCTTCCGCGGCACCCGAGGGCGTGAGTGTCGTCGGGGTGGACTACTCGGAGGGGATGCTGCGCCGTGCCAGGCGGAAGTGCCGCCGCGCCGAGAACGTGTCTTTCGTGCGCGCCGACCTGCGCCAGCCGCTGCCCTTCGCCGAGGGCGCCTTCGACCGCGCCGTCGCCAACAACGTTCTCTACGCCCTCGAGGACAAGGCCGCGCTGCTCACCGAGGTCCGGCGGGTGCTGCGTCCCGGCGGCACGCTGGTGCTCTCGGACCCCAAGCCCGACGCTCGGATCGCGCAGGTGGTCGCGGCCCACTTCGACGCGTTGCGCCGCATGCCGCCGCTCGAGCGCGCATCGGGCTACGCGAGGACGTTCCTGACGCTGCCGCTCGCGGGGCTGACGCCGATGCTGCTGAGCACGCTGGTCATCGGCCGGCGCGTCCGGCAGGGGGAGTACCGTTTCTCCACCGCCGAGGAACTCGCCGGATCGCTCGAGCCGTTCGGCGAGGTGGACATCTCGTCGGCGTATGCGGGACAGAGTTGGCTTGCGGTGGCGGGACGGCCGGGGGCGACGCGGGCGGCATGA
- a CDS encoding NYN domain-containing protein yields the protein MTDDAHSLAVFIDFENLAIGFERKPAAKGRAKKAEPDAFDMGLVLERLVEKGKILVKTAYADWGRFSQYVTPLHDAGIQLMEIPERGMTGKNYADIKLCVDAMDLCYAKEHIDTFVVVSGDSDFTPLVSKLKENGKRVIGLGMRDSTSDLLANNCDEFIYYEDLGQAPSEPATPLSSVPKAKRPAMRLLIESIQALQRENVDVMHSSMVKDTMKRKQPSFTESQYGFKNFSTLLEGARELGLVTLRKDPRSGTYVVEGFAGER from the coding sequence ATGACCGACGACGCGCACTCGCTCGCGGTCTTCATCGATTTCGAGAACCTGGCCATCGGCTTCGAGCGCAAGCCGGCGGCGAAAGGCCGCGCGAAGAAAGCCGAGCCGGACGCGTTCGACATGGGGCTCGTGCTCGAGCGCCTGGTGGAGAAGGGCAAGATCCTCGTCAAGACCGCCTACGCGGACTGGGGGCGCTTCTCGCAGTACGTCACGCCGCTGCACGACGCCGGCATCCAGCTGATGGAGATCCCCGAACGCGGCATGACCGGCAAGAACTACGCGGACATCAAGCTGTGCGTGGACGCCATGGACCTGTGCTACGCGAAGGAGCACATCGACACGTTCGTCGTGGTCTCCGGCGACTCCGACTTCACGCCGCTGGTGAGCAAGCTCAAGGAGAACGGCAAGCGGGTCATCGGGCTGGGGATGCGGGACTCGACCAGCGATCTGCTCGCGAACAACTGCGACGAGTTCATCTACTACGAGGATCTCGGCCAGGCGCCGTCGGAACCGGCCACGCCGCTGTCCAGCGTGCCCAAGGCCAAGCGGCCGGCGATGCGCCTGCTGATCGAGTCGATACAGGCCCTGCAGCGCGAGAACGTCGACGTGATGCACTCGTCGATGGTAAAGGACACGATGAAGCGCAAGCAGCCCTCGTTCACGGAGTCCCAGTACGGCTTCAAGAACTTCTCGACGCTGCTGGAGGGGGCGCGCGAGCTCGGCCTGGTCACGCTGCGCAAGGACCCGAGGAGCGGCACCTACGTCGTGGAGGGCTTCGCCGGCGAGCGGTAG
- a CDS encoding YjbQ family protein has product MRSHTVYKTFDTPRRRMFVRITDDVQRAVDEAGIAEGIAVVSAMHITAAVWVNDDEPGLQEDVLEWLDKIAPPSWKQPANDVAEALLPDPGDYRHHRGGEDNGDAHLKNLLVHHQVIIPVTEGRLDLGPWQAVFYTEFDGGRPKRLVVKVLGE; this is encoded by the coding sequence ATGCGCAGCCACACGGTCTACAAGACGTTCGACACGCCGCGGCGGCGGATGTTCGTGCGTATCACCGACGACGTGCAGCGGGCGGTGGACGAAGCCGGGATCGCCGAGGGGATCGCGGTCGTCTCGGCGATGCACATCACGGCCGCGGTCTGGGTCAACGACGACGAGCCCGGCCTGCAGGAGGACGTGCTCGAGTGGCTCGACAAGATCGCGCCCCCCTCGTGGAAGCAGCCCGCCAACGACGTGGCCGAGGCGCTGCTGCCCGACCCCGGCGACTACCGTCACCATCGCGGCGGCGAGGACAACGGCGACGCCCACCTGAAGAACCTGCTCGTGCACCACCAGGTGATCATCCCCGTCACGGAAGGCCGGCTCGACCTGGGCCCCTGGCAGGCCGTCTTCTACACCGAGTTCGACGGCGGCAGGCCGAAGCGCCTCGTCGTCAAGGTCCTCGGCGAGTAG
- a CDS encoding glycoside hydrolase family 1 protein has product MRNHARTHHDAPLPFPEGFLWGSGTSAHQVEGENRLSDWWAFEEQGRVARGERSGRACEHYRRYAEDFALAEELGHTAYKLSIEWARVEPEPGRFDADVLEHYAVVLRELRSRGIEPFVTLHHFTNPRWLTRAGGWLDPDAPGLFTRYAGVVADRLGGLVHRWITINEPMLLALYGYGKAFWPPERKGWRSGYRAARGLARAHRGAYAAIVERLPAARVGVAVNAAPLVLSDRPELSERVLSRPFDWLANHYFLDAVRGSMDFIGLQYYSRATVRQLLFADVHARPFFRSRLARSDLGWEIYPRGLYDAVMRVWRRHGLPVYVTENGVADAGDSLRTAFVHDHLWWLRKAIEDGAQVRGYLHWALLDNFEWLEGFAPRFGLVEVDYTTQERRIRPSARYYAQVCRTNALQPVPAAVAAMLEPVPLRAAE; this is encoded by the coding sequence GTGCGAAACCACGCCCGCACACATCACGACGCGCCGCTGCCGTTCCCCGAGGGGTTCCTCTGGGGCTCGGGCACCTCGGCTCACCAGGTGGAGGGGGAGAACCGGCTCAGCGACTGGTGGGCCTTCGAGGAGCAGGGCCGGGTCGCGCGAGGCGAGCGCTCCGGGCGCGCGTGCGAGCACTACCGGCGCTACGCCGAGGACTTCGCGCTCGCCGAGGAGCTTGGGCACACGGCGTACAAGCTCTCCATCGAGTGGGCGCGCGTGGAGCCGGAGCCCGGACGCTTCGACGCCGACGTGCTCGAGCACTACGCCGTCGTCCTGCGCGAGCTGCGCTCGCGGGGCATCGAGCCCTTCGTCACGCTGCACCACTTCACGAACCCGCGATGGCTGACCCGCGCCGGCGGCTGGCTCGACCCGGACGCGCCGGGCCTGTTCACGCGCTACGCGGGGGTCGTCGCGGACCGGCTCGGCGGGCTCGTGCATCGCTGGATCACCATCAACGAGCCCATGCTGCTGGCGCTGTACGGCTACGGGAAGGCCTTCTGGCCTCCGGAGCGCAAGGGGTGGCGCAGCGGGTACCGGGCGGCGCGCGGGCTCGCGCGCGCTCACCGCGGCGCGTACGCCGCGATCGTCGAGCGCCTGCCGGCGGCGCGCGTGGGCGTCGCGGTGAACGCGGCGCCGCTGGTGCTCTCGGACCGTCCCGAGCTCTCGGAGCGGGTGCTGTCGCGGCCCTTCGACTGGCTCGCCAACCACTACTTCCTCGACGCGGTCCGCGGCTCGATGGACTTCATCGGTCTTCAGTACTACAGCCGGGCCACGGTCCGTCAGCTGCTCTTCGCCGACGTGCACGCGCGTCCGTTCTTCCGCTCCAGGCTGGCCCGCAGCGACCTGGGCTGGGAGATCTACCCCCGGGGGCTCTACGACGCCGTCATGCGCGTCTGGCGTCGCCACGGCCTGCCCGTGTACGTGACCGAGAACGGCGTAGCCGACGCGGGCGACTCGCTGAGGACGGCCTTCGTGCACGACCACCTGTGGTGGCTGCGCAAGGCCATCGAGGACGGGGCGCAGGTCCGGGGTTACCTGCACTGGGCGCTGCTCGACAACTTCGAGTGGCTGGAGGGCTTCGCGCCCCGCTTCGGGCTCGTCGAGGTCGACTACACGACGCAGGAGCGGCGGATCAGGCCGAGCGCGCGCTACTACGCGCAGGTCTGCCGCACGAACGCGCTGCAGCCGGTGCCCGCCGCGGTAGCGGCCATGCTGGAGCCGGTGCCGCTACGGGCGGCCGAGTAG
- a CDS encoding aldo/keto reductase, which yields MPYRCLGRTGEKVSVVGLGGFHLGKVRDRTEGVRLVHAALENGVNFLDNSWDYHDGESERLMGEALKGGYRDRAFVMTKVDGRTGSSVRSQLEESLRRLAVDVIDLVQFHEIIRLDDPKRIFEEGAAEEMLAARDEGLLRYIGFTGHKDPRIHLRMLETADFNAFVFDAVQMPLNVFDAQYNSFEKLVLPLLVERDIGVLGMKPLGSGRIPETGAASATECLHYAMNLPTSTVITGCENMQDLQQALHAAHTFEPMTDGRLTELLRRTAPYAVRGAHEEYKTTEKHDGTARNPQWLG from the coding sequence ATCCCGTACCGCTGCCTCGGGCGGACCGGGGAGAAGGTCTCCGTGGTGGGGCTGGGCGGCTTCCACCTCGGCAAGGTCCGCGACAGGACCGAGGGCGTCAGGCTGGTGCACGCCGCGCTGGAGAACGGCGTGAACTTCCTCGACAACTCCTGGGACTACCACGACGGCGAGAGCGAGCGCCTGATGGGCGAGGCGCTCAAGGGCGGCTACCGCGACCGGGCGTTCGTGATGACCAAGGTCGACGGCAGGACGGGGTCCTCCGTGCGCTCCCAGCTCGAGGAGTCGCTGCGCCGCCTCGCGGTGGACGTGATAGACCTCGTGCAGTTCCACGAGATCATCCGGCTGGACGACCCGAAGCGCATCTTCGAGGAGGGCGCCGCCGAGGAGATGCTCGCGGCGCGCGACGAGGGACTGCTGCGCTACATCGGGTTCACGGGACATAAGGATCCGCGGATCCACCTGCGGATGCTGGAGACGGCCGACTTCAACGCCTTCGTCTTCGACGCGGTGCAGATGCCGCTGAACGTCTTCGACGCGCAGTACAACAGCTTCGAGAAGCTGGTCCTGCCGCTGCTGGTCGAGCGGGACATAGGCGTGCTGGGCATGAAGCCGCTGGGGTCGGGCAGGATCCCGGAGACCGGGGCGGCCAGCGCCACGGAATGCCTGCACTACGCGATGAACCTGCCCACCTCGACCGTGATCACCGGCTGCGAGAACATGCAGGACCTGCAGCAGGCGCTGCATGCGGCACACACGTTCGAGCCGATGACCGACGGGCGGCTCACGGAGCTCCTGAGGCGCACCGCGCCGTACGCGGTGCGGGGAGCGCACGAGGAGTACAAGACGACGGAGAAGCACGACGGCACCGCGCGCAACCCCCAGTGGCTCGGCTAA
- a CDS encoding rubrerythrin, which yields MPEFGSFLPGMNAERRLTHDELVRAIRYFVAAEYEAVQLYMQIADSIDDERAIKVLADVSDEERVHAGEFLQLLYALEPSEKELYRRGADEVDELLAGG from the coding sequence ATGCCGGAGTTCGGCTCGTTCCTGCCCGGCATGAACGCCGAGCGGAGGCTGACGCACGACGAGCTGGTGCGTGCGATCCGGTACTTCGTGGCCGCCGAGTACGAGGCGGTGCAGCTCTACATGCAGATCGCGGACTCGATAGACGACGAGCGCGCGATCAAGGTGCTCGCAGACGTCTCGGACGAGGAGCGCGTGCACGCCGGCGAGTTCCTGCAGCTGCTCTACGCACTCGAGCCGAGCGAGAAGGAGCTCTACCGACGAGGCGCCGACGAGGTCGACGAGCTGCTGGCCGGAGGTTAG
- a CDS encoding 1-phosphofructokinase family hexose kinase — protein MGAPRAVTVTANPAVDRSATCERVVPERKLRCGDVSRDPGGGGVNVARAMLRLGGAATAVIAAGGFTGERLASGLLEEGVPHAVAPIAEETRENLTVFERGTGSAFRFGMPGCPMSGAEADALLEAAEGEAAAGDFLVGSGSLPPGAPPDLYARLAEVARRRGARCVVDTSGDALRRALDGGGLYLLKPNFREMGEYAGRELRTEEDAASAAGRLVEDGTVEMVLVTLGAGGAVLVTSSDTVRIAAPAVPVRSRIGAGDSTVAGMLAALARGWDAVRAARYAVAAGAAAVMTPGTELCRKDDTDALFACIEHGERSCGAAGGMNRGG, from the coding sequence GTGGGCGCGCCCCGAGCGGTCACGGTGACGGCGAACCCGGCGGTCGACCGCAGCGCCACGTGCGAGCGCGTCGTCCCCGAACGCAAGCTGCGCTGCGGCGACGTCAGTCGCGACCCGGGCGGCGGGGGCGTCAACGTCGCCCGCGCGATGCTCCGCCTCGGCGGCGCCGCGACGGCCGTCATCGCGGCGGGAGGCTTCACGGGCGAGCGTCTCGCGTCGGGACTGCTCGAGGAGGGGGTGCCTCACGCGGTCGCGCCCATCGCCGAGGAGACCCGGGAGAACCTCACGGTGTTCGAGCGCGGGACGGGGAGCGCCTTCCGCTTCGGCATGCCCGGCTGCCCGATGAGCGGCGCGGAGGCCGACGCGCTGCTGGAGGCGGCGGAGGGTGAGGCGGCCGCCGGCGACTTCCTCGTCGGAAGCGGGAGCCTGCCCCCGGGCGCGCCGCCCGACTTGTACGCGCGGCTCGCAGAGGTCGCGCGGCGGCGCGGCGCGCGTTGCGTCGTGGACACGAGCGGCGACGCGCTGCGGCGGGCGCTGGACGGCGGCGGTCTGTACCTGCTCAAGCCGAACTTCCGCGAGATGGGGGAGTACGCCGGTCGCGAGTTGCGCACGGAGGAGGACGCCGCTTCCGCCGCCGGTCGTCTCGTGGAGGACGGCACCGTGGAGATGGTGCTCGTCACGCTCGGCGCAGGGGGGGCGGTGCTGGTCACCTCCAGCGATACGGTGCGCATCGCCGCTCCCGCCGTCCCCGTGCGCAGCCGCATCGGGGCGGGCGACTCGACCGTGGCCGGCATGCTCGCCGCGCTCGCGCGCGGATGGGACGCCGTCCGGGCGGCCCGTTATGCCGTGGCCGCGGGAGCGGCGGCCGTGATGACGCCGGGCACGGAGCTCTGCCGCAAGGACGACACCGACGCCCTCTTCGCGTGCATCGAGCACGGCGAGCGATCGTGCGGCGCCGCCGGGGGGATGAACAGGGGAGGGTAG
- the pncA gene encoding bifunctional nicotinamidase/pyrazinamidase translates to MEALIVVDLENDFMPFGALPVRDGDEAVPVANALMPRYGLVVATQDWHPPDHGSFASNHPGMKPGDVGKLRGEPQVMWPDHCVQNTPGASFHSGLDVEHVDHVIRKGTDPTIDSYSTFFDNRHLKSTGLEGYLRERGVTDVVLLGLATDYCVLYSTRDALQLGFGVSVVTDGCRAVDLTPGDGERALREMVERGATLVTSGEL, encoded by the coding sequence ATGGAAGCGCTCATCGTGGTGGACCTGGAGAACGACTTCATGCCCTTCGGCGCGCTGCCGGTGCGCGACGGCGACGAGGCGGTGCCGGTGGCGAACGCGCTGATGCCGCGGTACGGACTCGTCGTGGCCACGCAGGACTGGCACCCGCCCGACCACGGCAGCTTCGCGTCCAACCACCCCGGGATGAAGCCGGGAGACGTCGGGAAGCTGCGCGGCGAGCCGCAGGTGATGTGGCCGGACCACTGCGTCCAGAACACCCCGGGGGCGAGCTTCCACTCCGGGCTCGACGTCGAGCACGTCGACCACGTGATCCGCAAGGGCACGGACCCCACGATCGACAGCTACAGCACGTTCTTCGACAACCGCCACCTGAAGTCCACCGGGCTCGAGGGGTACCTGAGGGAGCGCGGCGTCACCGACGTCGTGCTCCTCGGTCTGGCGACCGACTACTGCGTCCTGTACTCGACGCGTGACGCCCTGCAGCTCGGCTTCGGGGTGTCCGTGGTGACCGACGGGTGCCGGGCGGTGGACCTCACGCCGGGTGACGGCGAGCGGGCGCTCCGCGAGATGGTGGAGAGGGGCGCCACGCTCGTGACGAGCGGGGAGCTGTAG
- a CDS encoding nicotinate phosphoribosyltransferase: MDGYGTSGMLTDLYQLTMAYGYVKSGKADTEAAFHVLFRESPFGGAFAVAGGLQQAAEFLTGMSFTDEDLEWLAARTGNDGEPIFEEWFPAYLRDLRFCCDVDAVPEGTVVFANEPLVRVTGPIAQCQLVETALLNIVNFQTLVATKAARVCLAAEGRPVVEFGLRRAQGPDGGVSASRAAYVGGCTGTSNVLAARLFGIPAIGTHAHSWVMAFPSEAEAFEAYADALPNNGTFLVDTYDTLEGVRRAVAAARRLRERGHEMIGVRIDSGDLAGLSVGARAILDEAGFPDAVVVASSDLDEHVVAGLIAEGAAIDVFGVGTRLAAAWDQPALGGVYKLSAIREPGGRWEPRIKVSEETVKVTVPGLLGVRRFTREGLFAGDAVYLVEDPPPGAVTIVDPADPTRTKTFRRDEPAEELLVPVFRGGEPVREPPPLPEVRRRTLAQLERLDDSHKRFLDPRPYPVGLEERLHDLRTRLILEARRAEGG, encoded by the coding sequence ATGGACGGGTACGGCACATCCGGCATGCTCACCGACCTGTACCAGCTCACGATGGCTTACGGGTACGTGAAGAGCGGCAAGGCCGACACCGAAGCGGCGTTCCACGTCCTGTTCCGCGAGAGCCCCTTCGGGGGCGCCTTCGCGGTCGCGGGGGGCCTGCAGCAGGCCGCGGAGTTCCTCACCGGGATGAGCTTCACCGACGAGGACCTGGAGTGGCTGGCGGCCCGGACGGGCAACGACGGGGAGCCGATCTTCGAGGAATGGTTCCCCGCCTACCTGCGTGACCTGAGGTTCTGTTGCGACGTGGACGCGGTTCCCGAGGGGACCGTCGTGTTCGCGAACGAGCCGCTGGTACGCGTCACCGGGCCCATAGCGCAGTGCCAACTCGTGGAGACGGCGCTGCTCAACATCGTCAACTTCCAGACGCTCGTGGCGACCAAGGCGGCCCGCGTCTGCCTGGCCGCCGAGGGGCGTCCGGTCGTGGAGTTCGGCCTACGGCGGGCGCAGGGCCCCGACGGAGGGGTCTCGGCGAGCCGGGCGGCCTACGTCGGCGGATGCACGGGCACGAGCAACGTGCTCGCGGCGCGGCTCTTCGGCATCCCGGCGATCGGGACGCACGCCCACAGCTGGGTGATGGCGTTCCCCAGCGAGGCGGAGGCCTTCGAGGCCTACGCGGATGCGTTGCCGAACAACGGCACCTTCCTCGTGGACACCTACGACACGCTCGAGGGCGTCAGGCGCGCCGTGGCGGCGGCGAGACGGCTGCGCGAGCGAGGGCACGAGATGATCGGTGTCCGCATCGACTCCGGCGACCTCGCGGGGCTCTCGGTGGGCGCGCGGGCGATCCTGGACGAGGCCGGCTTCCCCGACGCGGTCGTGGTCGCCTCCAGCGACCTGGACGAGCACGTGGTCGCCGGCCTGATCGCCGAGGGCGCGGCCATCGACGTCTTCGGTGTTGGGACACGGCTCGCGGCGGCGTGGGACCAGCCCGCCCTCGGCGGCGTCTACAAGCTCTCCGCCATCCGTGAGCCTGGCGGCCGGTGGGAGCCGCGGATCAAGGTCTCCGAGGAGACCGTCAAGGTGACCGTCCCGGGGCTGCTCGGGGTCAGGCGCTTCACGCGCGAGGGCCTCTTCGCCGGCGACGCCGTCTACCTCGTGGAGGACCCGCCGCCGGGTGCCGTTACGATCGTCGATCCGGCCGACCCGACTCGCACCAAGACCTTCCGCCGCGACGAGCCCGCCGAGGAGCTGCTGGTGCCGGTGTTCCGCGGCGGCGAGCCGGTTCGGGAGCCGCCGCCGCTGCCGGAGGTCCGCCGGCGCACGCTCGCGCAGCTCGAGCGGCTCGACGACTCCCACAAGCGCTTCCTCGACCCGCGCCCGTACCCCGTGGGGCTCGAGGAGCGCCTGCACGACCTGCGGACGCGGCTGATCCTGGAGGCACGCCGCGCGGAGGGCGGCTGA